One Streptomyces sp. 840.1 genomic window, AAGGCCGGGGACGCGCAGGGCATGGCGCTGTGGGCGGGCCAGGGGCACCGGATGGCACGCGAGCTGACGGCCGGCCGGCTCGTCGCCCTGCTCGCCGGGGAACTGGACGCCGCACGCGCGGCAGTGAGCACAAGGAGCACGCAGTGACGGCACCCGTCTTCGTCGTCGAGGAGATGCCCACGGGGCCCGGCTTCGTCCTGGAGGGCCCGGAGGGACGGCACGCCGTCTCGGTGCGACGCCTGCAGGCCGGAGAGGACGTCGTCCTGACCGACGGCCGGGGCCGCTGGGCGCAGGGCGTGGTGTCCGCCGCCGAGGGCAAGGACCGGCTGGTCCTCACCGGTCTTGAGCCCGTCCACGAGGAACCCCGCCCGGGGCTCCGCATCACCGTCGTCCAGGCGCTGCCCAAGGGTGACCGCGGAGAGCTCGCCGTCGAGACGATGACGGAGACCGGGGTCGACGCGATCGTGCCGTGGCAGGCCGGGCGCTGCATCACCCAGTGGAGGGGCGAGCGGGGCCTCAAGGCCCTGGCGAAATGGCGCGCCACGGCCCGCGAGGCCGGCAAGCAGTCGCGCCGGGTGCGGTTCCCGGAGGTGGCCGACGCGATGACGACCAAGCAGGTCGCCGCGTTTCTGGCCGAGGCGGACTTCGCGGCCGTGCTGCACGAGGACCGCGCGTACGGCAGCGAGCCGCTGGCCGGCGTCGCCCTGCCCGAAGCGGGCGAGATCGTGCTGGTCGTCGGACCGGAAGGCGGCGTCTCGCCCGAGGAGCTGGCCGCGTTCACCGCCGCCGGGGCGCGGACCTGCCGGCTCGGGCCGACCGTGCTGCGTACCTCGACGGCCGGCACGGCAGCAACGGCCCTGCTGCTGGGCCGCACCGGCCGCTGGTCATGAACCCCGCTGTTTTCCGCCACTCGGGCCGGTTGTGGCCGCGAGCGGTCTACCGCACCGTCAGGAGCGGTGGGAAGCTGCCCGTATGGGGACAACAAGGGCATGGAGCAGTCGAGGGGTCCGTCGCTTTCCGGCCGTGATCTGCCTTACCGGCACGGTCGTCGCGGGACTGGCCGCCTGCGATCCGGTCAACGGCCTGAACTCCGCGTCCATCGCCGTGACCACCGACCGGACCGCCACCCGCGCGCTGGAGCACGAAGGGGTGCACGTGCAGTGGCTGACCTGCACCGCACGGACCGGCCGGGGCGCGAGCTCCCGCACCGGTCCGGCCACCCCCGCCACCAGCCGGGTCGCGGACGTGGACTGCAACGGCCGCACCAAGGAGGGCGAGGACATCAGCCTGGACGGCAAGGTCGACCGGGAGGTCGAAGGCCGGTGCGTCAGCGGTGACATGACCGCGAAGGCGGGCGGCGAGACCGTCTTCCGCGCCACGATGCTCGGCAACTGCGACGCCGCGCCCTCGTCGTCGGCACCGCGCCGGCCCCCGGCGGGCGGCGGCGCGGACGGCGGCGGGCCGGGCGCCCGGCCGACCGTGACGGTCACGGTCACCGTGACCGAGTCGCCCCGGGGCAAGTAAGTGTGCGGGGCACCGACTGTGTCGGACTCCGGCCAACTCCGTTTCCCCGGGCCCGGCCTCGGCCTAGGGTGATCGCTGTGACACAGCCTTCCTACCTCCGGTATCCCCATGTCCAGGGCGACCTGATCGCCTTCACCGCCGAGGACGACGTCTGGCTCGCGCCGCTCGACGGCGGCCGAGCCTGGCGGGTCAGCGCGGACAACCGCCCCGTCGCCCAGCCGCGGATCTCTCCCGACGGCACCCTCGTCGCCTGGACGTCCACCCGGGACGGGGCACCCGAGGTGCACCTGGCCCCGGTCGACGGCGGCCCCTCCAAGCGGCTGACCTACTGGGGCGACGCGCAGACAGCCGTGCACGGCTGGACACCCGAGGGCGAGGTGCTGGTCCTCAGCACCCAGGGCCAGGTCTCGCTGCGCCGCACCTGGGCCCGCGCCCTGCCGGCCGACGGAGGCCCCGCGCGCACCCTGCCGTACGGACCGGTCGGCTCCCTCGCCTACGGGCCCGGTGGCCGGATCCTGCTGCTCTCGGCCACCATGGGGCGCGAGGCCGCCAAGTGGAAGCGCTACCGGGGCGGCACGGCCGGCAAGCTCTGGATCGCCGCCGAAGAGGCAGCGGCCGACGGTGAGCCGCAGGAGTTCGTCCGGGTCAACGAGGAGCTCGACGGCAACATCGAGTGCCCGATGTGGGTCGGCGAGCGCATCGCCTTCCTCTCCGACCACGAAGGCGTCGGAGCCCTCTACTCCTCCCTCCCCGACGGCACCGGACTGCGCCGGCACACCGGCGTCGAGGGCTTCTACGCCCGGCACGCCGCCACCGACGGCACCCGGGTCGTGCATGCCGCGGCCGGTGAGCTCTGGCTCCTGGACGGTCTGGACGGGGACGAGCCCCGCCGGCTCGACATCCGGCTCGGCGGCCAGCGCGCCGACCTCCAGCCGCACCCCGTGCACGCCGGCAGCCACCTGAGCGCCGCGTCCCCGGACCGCACCGGACGCGGCAGCGCGGTCGGGTCCCGCGGTGCCGTGCACTGGGTCACCCACCGCGAGGGCCCGGCCCGCGCACTCGCCGTCGAACCCGGCGTACGGGCCAGGCTGCCCCGCACCTTCCAGGCCGACGGCGACCAGCACGTCGTCTGGGTCACCGACGCCGAGGGCGACGACGCGCTGGAGTGCGCACCCGCCACCGGCACCGCGCCCGACGCCGTACCGCGCCGCCTCGCCGCCGGGAGGCTCGGCCGGGTCCTGGACCTGGCCCCCGCCCCCGACGGCAGCCGGTTCGCCGTCGCCGCCCACGACGGACGCGTACTGATCGTCGAACGGGAGAGCGGCGAGGTCCACGAGGTGGACCGCAGCGAGCACGGCGACGCCTCCGGGCTCGTCTTCTCACCCGACTCCTCCTGGCTCGCCTGGTCGCACCCCGGCCCAGAGCCGCTCAGCCAGCTCAAGCTCGCCCACCTGGCCGACCTGACGGTCACCGAGGCGACCCCCCTGCGGTTCCGGGACTTCGCACCCGCATTCACCGCCGACGGGAAGCACCTGGCCTTTCTCTCCGAGCGGGCCTTCGACCCGGTCTACGACTCACACGTCTTCGACCTCGCCTTCATCGGCGGCTGCCGGCCGCACCTGCTGACCCTCGCCGCGACCACCCCCTCCCCGTTCGGGCCGCAGCTCCACGGCCGCCCGACCGAGCGCGAGAAGGGCGGCGAGGGCGACGACAACCCCACCGCGCTCCCGGTCACCCGCATCGACCTGGACGGCCTCGCGGACCGGATCGTCGCCCTGCCCGTCGAGGCGGCCAGCTACTCCTCGCTCCGGGCCGCGAAGGACGGCCTGCTCTGGCTGCGCCACCCGGTCGTCGGGGTCCTCGGCACGAGCGCGGCCACGCCCGACGCCCGACGCCCCGAGACCGTGCTGGAGCGGTACGACCTGGAGAAGCTGCGCTGCGAGGAACTCGCCTCCGACGTCACCCGGTTCGCGGTCAGCGGCGACGGCAAGCGGCTGGTGCTGCACAGCCGGGGCGCCCTGCGCGTCGTACCCTCCGACACCCGGGTGGCGGGCTCCGACGACGACCACGACGGCGACGGCGTCACCGTCGACCTCTCCCGGATCCGCCACACCCTGGACCCGGCCGCCGAATGGCGGCAGATGTACGACGAGGCCGGCCGCATCATGCGGGACAACTTCTGGCGCCCCGACATGGGCGGCACCGACTGGAACGGTGTCCTGGACCGCTACCGGCCGGTCCTGGAACGCGTCGCCACCCACGACGACCTCATCGACCTGCTGTGGGAGGTACAGGGCGAACTCGGCACCTCCCACGCCTACGTACAGCCGGCCGGCGGCTGGCACGACGACTCCGCCCGCCAGGGACTGCTCGGCGCCGACCTCTCACGCGCCGACGACGGCAGCTGGCGCATCGACCGGATCCTGCCCTCGGAGACCTCCGACCCCGCCGCCCGCGCGCCGCTCGCCGCACCGGGCGTCGCCGTCCGCGCCGGGGACGCGATCCTGGCCGTCGACGGACACCCCGTCGACCGGGTCACCGGCCCCGGACCGCTGCTCACCGGCTCGGCCGGCCACCCGGTCGAGCTGACCGTCGCACCCGCCGACGGCGGCGACCCGCGCCATGTCGTCGTCGTACCGATCGCGGACGAGGAACCGCTGCGCTACCACGCCTGGGTCGCCGACCGGCGCGCCTACGTCCACGAGCACTCCGGCGGTCGCCTCGGCTACGTCCACATCCCCGACATGGCCGGACCCGGCTGGGCCCAGATCCACCGCGACCTGCGCACCGAGGTCGCCCGCGAGGGGCTGGTGGTGGACGTCCGGGAGAACCGGGGCGGCCACACCTCACAGCTGATCGTGGAGAAGCTGGGCCGCCGCATCGTCGGCTGGGACCTGCCCCGGGGCAGGCAGCCCCAGAGCTACCCGGGCGACGCGCCGCGCGGACCGGTCGTCGCGGTCGCGGACGAGTTCTCCGGTTCGGACGGCGACATCGTGAACGCGGCGATCAAGCTGATGGGCATCGGCCCGGTGGTCGGCGCCCGCACCTGGGGCGGCGTGGTGGGCATCGACAGCCGGTACCGGCTGGTGGACGGCACCCTGGTCACCCAGCCGAAGTACGCCTTCTGGATGGACGGGTACGGCTGGGGCGTCGAGAACCACGGCGTCGACCCGGACGTCGAGGTCGTCATGACGCCGCAGGACCGTGCCGCGGGGCGCGATCCGCAGCTGGACGAGGCGATCCGGCTCGCACTGGAGTCGCTGGCCCGGACCCCGGCGAAGACGGCGCCCTCGCTGCCGGGGTGACGTGAGGGGGCGGGTGCCGGGGCGCCTGCGGCCGGGCTGTTCCCGTCCCGCCCCTTCCCGTGTCCGGGGCTCCGCCCCGGACCCCGCGCCTCGAACGCCGGCGGGCCGGACGCTGCCGCCTTCGAGGCGCGGGGGCCCGGAGGCGCGGAGCCCCCGGAAACGGTGCGGTCCGTCCGGCTAGGCTGCTCCCTGACGGATCACCGAGACCGAAGGAGCACCAAATGGCGGGAGAACCCCAGCCCGACTGCCTGTTCTGCAAGATCGTCTCGGGTGACATCCCGGCTACCATCATTCGGGAGACCGACACCACCATCGCCTTCCGCGACATCAACCCCCAGGCGCCCACGCACGTGCTCGTCATCCCGCGCCTCCACCACCCGGACGCCGCCTCCCTCGCCTCCGCCGAACCGCAGGTCCTCGCGGACGTCCTGCGCGAGGCCGGACAGGTCGCCGCCGACGAGAAGATCGCGGACACCGGCTACCGGGTCGTGTTCAACACCGGCGCGGGCGCCGGGCAGACCGTCTTCCACGCGCACGCCCACGTCCTGGGCGGCCGCGGCCTCCAGTGGCCCCCCGGCTAGAACGGACCGCCGCACACCGTGTCCGCACGTGAACTCGTCGTCCTGGGCACCGCCAGCCAGGTCCCGACCCGGCACCGCAACCACAACGGCTACCTGCTGCGCTGGGACGGCGAGGGCCTCCTCTTCGACCCCGGCGAGGGCACCCAGCGCCAGATGCTGCGGGCCGGCGTCGCCGCGCACGACATCAACCGGATCTGCGTCACGCACTTCCACGGCGACCACTCGCTGGGCCTGGCCGGGGTGATCCAGCGGATCAACCTCGACCAGGTCCCGCACCCCGTCGCCGCGCACTACCCGGCGAGCGGACAGCACTTCTTCGACCGGCTGCGGTACGCCACCGCCTACCGCGAGTCCGTCGAGCTGCACCAGGCCCCGGTCGCCGCCGACGGGCCGCTGGCCACCACGGACGCGTACACGCTCAGCGCCCACAAGCTGTCCCACCCCGTCGAGTCCTACGGCTACCGACTCGTGGAGCCGGACAGGCGGCGCATGCTGCCCGCCCGGCTCGCGGAGCACTCCATCGCCGGACCCGACATCGGCCGGCTCCAGCGCGAGGGCGCCCTCGGGAGGGTCACCCTCGACGACGTCTCCGAGCACAGGCGCGGACAGCGGTTCGCGTTCATCATGGACACCAGGCTCTGCGACGGCGTGTACGCCCTGGCCGAGGGGTGCGACATGCTGGTCATCGAGTCGACCTTCCTCGACGAGGACGAACGGCTCGCCACCGACCACGGCCACCTGACCGCCGGCCAGGCGGCCCGGGTGGCGCGCGAAGCGGGCGCACGGCACCTCGTGCTCACCCACTTCTCGCAGCGCTACCCGGACCCGGAGGCCTTCGAGGCGCAGGCCCGCGCCGCCGGATTCGAGGGCGAACTGACCATCGCCCAGGACCTGATCACGGTCCCGGTCCCCACGCGTCACCAGTAGGACCACCAGCAACAGCAGCACCAGTAAAAGCAACAGCACCACACGCGTTAGTGAGACACCCGTGCACCTCCCCAAAGCAGAACTCCACCTCCACATCGAAGGAACCCTCGAACCCGAGCTGGCCTTCGAGCTCGCCGCCCGCAACGGCGTGCGGCTGCCCTACGCGGACACCGAGGAGCTGCGCACCGCCTACCTCTTCGACGATCTGCAGAGCTTCCTCGACCTGTACTACGCGCTGATGGCGGTGTTGCGGACCGAGGACGACTTCACCGAGCTCGCCGACGCCTACCTCGCCCGCGCCTCGGCCCAGGGCGTGCGGCACGCGGAGATCTTCTTCGACCCGCAGGCGCACACCGCGCGCGGCGTCCCGATCGGGACGGTCGTCGAAGGGCTCGGCCGGGCGCTGGAGCGCAGCGAGGAGAAGCACGGCGTCTCCACCCAGCTGATCATGTGCTTCCTGCGCGACCGGCCCGCCGAATCGGCGCTGGAGACCCTCCAGGCCGCCAAGCCGCATCTGCACCGCATCAGCGCGATCGGCCTGGACTCCGCCGAGGTCGGCCACCCGCCGGCCAAGTTCCGCGAGGTGTACGCCGAGGCCGAGGCGCTCGGACTGCGCAAGGTCGCGCACGCCGGCGAGGAGGGCCCGCCCGCCTACATCCGGGAGGCCCTGGACGTGCTCGGGGTGGAGCGCATCGACCACGGGCTGCGCTGCATGGAGGACCCGGAGCTGGTGGAGCGGCTGGTCGCGGACCGGGTGCCGCTCACCCTGTGCCCGCTGTCCAACGTACGGCTGCGGGCCATCGACACCCTGGAGGAGCACCCGTTGCGGGCCATGATGGACGCCGGGCTGCTCTGCACGGTGAACTCCGACGACCCCGCCTACTTCGGCGGGTACGTCGGGGACACCTTCCACGCCGTGCACGAGGCGCTCGGCCTGGAGCGCGAACAGCTGCGCACCCTGGCCCGCAACTCCTTCGAGGCGGCCTTCCTCGACCACGACGAGGAGCGCCGGGCGCGCTACCTGTCCGAGGTCGAGGCGTACGCGTTCGACTGACCGTCCCCGCCCGCCGGGCCTGCCGTCCGGAACGCGCTCCGGACCAGGCGCCTGCGGCGCAGCTCGGGCAGGCTGAGTTCCGTGACGGCCTGCTCGGGCGCGCCGAGCCTCGGCACGGCGCCGGGCACCGCACCGGTGGTGACGGCGAGCAGGGCCGCCGGAGCACCGCCCCTGCGTCGCACCGATCCAGGCACCAGCGGACGGCCACCGGTGTGCAGCGCGACGGCCGTCACCGGGACCGCGACCAGCAGGGTCACCGCGCCCAGGACCAGCCCCATCACCCGGTAGCCGGACGTCTCGGACAGCACGCTGCCGAGCAGCGGCCCGCAGGCCACGCCCACCGACGAGGCGGAGCCCGCGAGGACCGCCCAGCGGCCGCGGACGTCCAGTGACGCGGCCAGACCGATCAGGTAGGAGAGGACCACCGGGTAGAAGGTGTTCCACACGATCTCGCCGGTCGCGAACGAGCGGAGGCCGTCCGCGGAGGAGCTGAGCACGATCATCGCCGCGATGATCACGGTGCCCAGCCCGATCGGGACCGCGCGTCCGAGCCGTGCGCCCAGCAGTCCGGCGCCCATCACCCCGAGCAGTCCGGCGCCGAGGGCGACGGCGAAGACCGCTCCTATGGAGACCTCGGAGAGCCCCACCTGAACTATCCCGATGCGGCTGCTGACACCCCAGAGCGCGTTCTGCGCCATCGACCAGACGAGCATGCCGCCCGCCAGCACCAGACCGGAGCGGCGGTGCGGCAGCCGCCCGGCGGCGGGAACGGCGGGACCTGCGGGCACCGCGCCGCCCAGCCGGGACGTGGCGGGCCAGACGAGGAGCGCGGCCAGGGCGATCGAGGCGAACGGCAGCCGGTGCCCGCCGCCCAGGTGAGGGATCGTCAAGTAGAGGACGCCGGCGGTCGCGGAGACGCTGAGCAGCCCCAGGGACGAGGTCCGGTGCGGATCGCGCTGTGCGGCGATGCCCGCCGCGGCGACCGCGGTCGCCGCGCCGGAGCCGAAGCCGCCGACGGCCACGCCCATGACCACCAGCGGTACGGAACCGGCCAGCGCCGCGCAGCCGTAGCCGAGCGCGGCCAGCGTCAGTCCGATCCGCGCGGGTCTGCGCGGCCCGTACGTCTCGACCCGGCCCGCCAGGCAGAACCCGGCACAGGCCGAACTCAGCAGCAGGGCGCTGCCGACCAGCCCGGCCTGGGCGGCGCTGAGGCCCAGATAGACGGAGAGCCTCCCCACGATGGTGGGGAGCAGATATGAGGCGAGGTAACCGGCGGTGAACACGGCAACCAGCGGCCACGCGGCGCGAGGGCGCGAGGACATGGGCGTTCCTGAAGACATGCCAGAAGAGGCGGGAGAAGACAGAGGGGGGTAAGGCGAAAACGCAGAAAACGAAGGAAATGCGAAGAAGTCGACACACTCGTCGGAAAACGCCTCCAACGGTGCTCGCGGGCCAATTTGTATCAAGCGCTCCCGGCCGACGGAAAGTCGCCTCGCTGTGATCTAAGACACTTATGTGTTTGCCGCGTTTATATGCGGGTAGCGGTGCATGTTTATGCAGGTCAGGCTCTGTATGAACAGACTCGGCGTGGACCCCCCGAACGGCGGAGTGAATCGGGCACACTGGCCGGAACTGCCACGACCGGGGAGTGCAAGGTGAGCACTGGGATGCCAGGAATCGACCCACTGGACGGACTGCGCGCGCCGCAGGACCCGGACTGCGACGTCTTCCTCACCGGCACGGTCTTCCTCGACATCATCTTCACCGGCCTGGACAGCGCCCCCGTGCGCGGCACCGAGTCCTGGGCGCGCGGCATGGGCTCCAGTCCCGGCGGGGTCGCCAACATGGCCACCGCGCTGGCCCGGCTCGGCCTGCACACCTCACTGGCGGCGGCCTTCGGCGACGACC contains:
- a CDS encoding 16S rRNA (uracil(1498)-N(3))-methyltransferase — its product is MTAPVFVVEEMPTGPGFVLEGPEGRHAVSVRRLQAGEDVVLTDGRGRWAQGVVSAAEGKDRLVLTGLEPVHEEPRPGLRITVVQALPKGDRGELAVETMTETGVDAIVPWQAGRCITQWRGERGLKALAKWRATAREAGKQSRRVRFPEVADAMTTKQVAAFLAEADFAAVLHEDRAYGSEPLAGVALPEAGEIVLVVGPEGGVSPEELAAFTAAGARTCRLGPTVLRTSTAGTAATALLLGRTGRWS
- a CDS encoding S41 family peptidase, with the translated sequence MTQPSYLRYPHVQGDLIAFTAEDDVWLAPLDGGRAWRVSADNRPVAQPRISPDGTLVAWTSTRDGAPEVHLAPVDGGPSKRLTYWGDAQTAVHGWTPEGEVLVLSTQGQVSLRRTWARALPADGGPARTLPYGPVGSLAYGPGGRILLLSATMGREAAKWKRYRGGTAGKLWIAAEEAAADGEPQEFVRVNEELDGNIECPMWVGERIAFLSDHEGVGALYSSLPDGTGLRRHTGVEGFYARHAATDGTRVVHAAAGELWLLDGLDGDEPRRLDIRLGGQRADLQPHPVHAGSHLSAASPDRTGRGSAVGSRGAVHWVTHREGPARALAVEPGVRARLPRTFQADGDQHVVWVTDAEGDDALECAPATGTAPDAVPRRLAAGRLGRVLDLAPAPDGSRFAVAAHDGRVLIVERESGEVHEVDRSEHGDASGLVFSPDSSWLAWSHPGPEPLSQLKLAHLADLTVTEATPLRFRDFAPAFTADGKHLAFLSERAFDPVYDSHVFDLAFIGGCRPHLLTLAATTPSPFGPQLHGRPTEREKGGEGDDNPTALPVTRIDLDGLADRIVALPVEAASYSSLRAAKDGLLWLRHPVVGVLGTSAATPDARRPETVLERYDLEKLRCEELASDVTRFAVSGDGKRLVLHSRGALRVVPSDTRVAGSDDDHDGDGVTVDLSRIRHTLDPAAEWRQMYDEAGRIMRDNFWRPDMGGTDWNGVLDRYRPVLERVATHDDLIDLLWEVQGELGTSHAYVQPAGGWHDDSARQGLLGADLSRADDGSWRIDRILPSETSDPAARAPLAAPGVAVRAGDAILAVDGHPVDRVTGPGPLLTGSAGHPVELTVAPADGGDPRHVVVVPIADEEPLRYHAWVADRRAYVHEHSGGRLGYVHIPDMAGPGWAQIHRDLRTEVAREGLVVDVRENRGGHTSQLIVEKLGRRIVGWDLPRGRQPQSYPGDAPRGPVVAVADEFSGSDGDIVNAAIKLMGIGPVVGARTWGGVVGIDSRYRLVDGTLVTQPKYAFWMDGYGWGVENHGVDPDVEVVMTPQDRAAGRDPQLDEAIRLALESLARTPAKTAPSLPG
- a CDS encoding histidine triad nucleotide-binding protein; protein product: MAGEPQPDCLFCKIVSGDIPATIIRETDTTIAFRDINPQAPTHVLVIPRLHHPDAASLASAEPQVLADVLREAGQVAADEKIADTGYRVVFNTGAGAGQTVFHAHAHVLGGRGLQWPPG
- a CDS encoding ribonuclease Z → MSARELVVLGTASQVPTRHRNHNGYLLRWDGEGLLFDPGEGTQRQMLRAGVAAHDINRICVTHFHGDHSLGLAGVIQRINLDQVPHPVAAHYPASGQHFFDRLRYATAYRESVELHQAPVAADGPLATTDAYTLSAHKLSHPVESYGYRLVEPDRRRMLPARLAEHSIAGPDIGRLQREGALGRVTLDDVSEHRRGQRFAFIMDTRLCDGVYALAEGCDMLVIESTFLDEDERLATDHGHLTAGQAARVAREAGARHLVLTHFSQRYPDPEAFEAQARAAGFEGELTIAQDLITVPVPTRHQ
- a CDS encoding adenosine deaminase, with amino-acid sequence MHLPKAELHLHIEGTLEPELAFELAARNGVRLPYADTEELRTAYLFDDLQSFLDLYYALMAVLRTEDDFTELADAYLARASAQGVRHAEIFFDPQAHTARGVPIGTVVEGLGRALERSEEKHGVSTQLIMCFLRDRPAESALETLQAAKPHLHRISAIGLDSAEVGHPPAKFREVYAEAEALGLRKVAHAGEEGPPAYIREALDVLGVERIDHGLRCMEDPELVERLVADRVPLTLCPLSNVRLRAIDTLEEHPLRAMMDAGLLCTVNSDDPAYFGGYVGDTFHAVHEALGLEREQLRTLARNSFEAAFLDHDEERRARYLSEVEAYAFD
- a CDS encoding MFS transporter, translating into MSSRPRAAWPLVAVFTAGYLASYLLPTIVGRLSVYLGLSAAQAGLVGSALLLSSACAGFCLAGRVETYGPRRPARIGLTLAALGYGCAALAGSVPLVVMGVAVGGFGSGAATAVAAAGIAAQRDPHRTSSLGLLSVSATAGVLYLTIPHLGGGHRLPFASIALAALLVWPATSRLGGAVPAGPAVPAAGRLPHRRSGLVLAGGMLVWSMAQNALWGVSSRIGIVQVGLSEVSIGAVFAVALGAGLLGVMGAGLLGARLGRAVPIGLGTVIIAAMIVLSSSADGLRSFATGEIVWNTFYPVVLSYLIGLAASLDVRGRWAVLAGSASSVGVACGPLLGSVLSETSGYRVMGLVLGAVTLLVAVPVTAVALHTGGRPLVPGSVRRRGGAPAALLAVTTGAVPGAVPRLGAPEQAVTELSLPELRRRRLVRSAFRTAGPAGGDGQSNAYASTSDR